A window of Streptomyces profundus genomic DNA:
CAGGGCGTCGAGCGGGAGGCGCAGCAGCAGCCGGGCCGCCCCGACCCGGTCCCACTCGGGTACGCCCGCCCCGTGCGCCGCCCCCGCCGCGCCGCGCTTCGCCGCTTCGAGCGCGGCCAGCGCGCCCCGGTAGGAGCCGCGCACGCCCGCCAGGTCGGGCACGGGCTCGCCGACACCGGCGAAGACCCGCACCCCGCGCTCCCTGAACTCGTCGAGCAGCGGCCCCACCCTGGCCGGTTCCGGGGAGTCGACGGGGGCTCCCGGCGGGCCGAGGGAGCGGAGGGTGAGCACCAGCACCAGGTCGCCGTCCACCAGGGCGGCGGCGGTCGGGGTGCTGGTGACGTCGGCGATGCGCCGGCGGATCCGGGGCAGCCGGTCGTCGGCGCTGACGACGAGGACGGCGTATCCGGCCGTGGGGCCGAGCGGTCGCGGGGGTGACGTGGCGACGGCCGCGGGGTCGTCGGCGACCAGCCGGGCGACCAGCCGCTCGCCGTCCCCGGCGGCCAGCGTCTCGGCCCGTTCCCGCGCCAGCATCTCGACGGCGATCAGCGTCGTGTACTCGTCGAGGCAGCGGGTGGCGACGGGGTCGATCTCCCGTTCCGCGCTGTCGTCGATATAGGCGACGTAGCCGAGCAGTTGCCGGCCGGCGCAGACCGGGGCGACGACGCGGCCCCTGGTCGCTGAGGCGGGTTCGGCCGGCACCCTGGCCGGCCGGTGGGTGACCGCGACGCCGGAGCGGTTGATCAGCTTCACTGCCTGGGCGCTGGCGCGCCGGGAGAGCACGATGCGGCCCCTGGCGTCGTCGATGTCCTGGACGTCCCGGTCATGGGCGCTGTAGGCGATCAGCTCCATGGAGGTGTCGTAGACCGTCACCGGGTGTCCCAACTGACGTCCCAGCGCCTCGACCACTGCTTGCAGACTCATCCGTGATCTCTCGGCCGTAGGGA
This region includes:
- a CDS encoding PucR family transcriptional regulator codes for the protein MSLQAVVEALGRQLGHPVTVYDTSMELIAYSAHDRDVQDIDDARGRIVLSRRASAQAVKLINRSGVAVTHRPARVPAEPASATRGRVVAPVCAGRQLLGYVAYIDDSAEREIDPVATRCLDEYTTLIAVEMLARERAETLAAGDGERLVARLVADDPAAVATSPPRPLGPTAGYAVLVVSADDRLPRIRRRIADVTSTPTAAALVDGDLVLVLTLRSLGPPGAPVDSPEPARVGPLLDEFRERGVRVFAGVGEPVPDLAGVRGSYRGALAALEAAKRGAAGAAHGAGVPEWDRVGAARLLLRLPLDALRPADLPARVRLLLAPEINPALAETVRAYLDHNGDARATARSLGIHRSTLYYRLHAVEDIIDGDLGDSGIRFELHLGLEVSRLITPT